Proteins encoded in a region of the Planctomycetota bacterium genome:
- a CDS encoding metal ABC transporter permease, whose product MRQALLASLLVGTTCSLLGVYVVLRRMAFLGDAVAHTTLPGLVIAYLNHWNLFVGAIVAAVITALGIGWLSRGQRLREDTAIGVSFSGMFALGIVMISRVQSYRDFSHMLFGNVLGVTTADLVGIGIVSFLVCAVLLLVNKELMLTTVDPLHGESIGLSAERMRYLLLILLALTVVTGIQAVGVVLTTALIVTPAATASLITRRLDRMLLLAVVFSACSSVAGLYASYYLSISSGGAIVLACTVLFGVAYLATRIHWRQLPAQYDAT is encoded by the coding sequence ATGCGCCAGGCGCTGCTGGCAAGCTTGCTGGTAGGAACAACCTGCTCGCTACTCGGGGTTTACGTCGTCTTGCGCCGCATGGCCTTCCTGGGCGACGCCGTCGCGCACACGACTTTGCCCGGCCTGGTCATCGCCTATTTGAATCACTGGAACCTGTTCGTCGGCGCGATCGTCGCGGCGGTTATTACCGCCCTAGGAATTGGCTGGCTCAGTCGCGGCCAACGGCTGAGAGAAGACACGGCGATCGGCGTGAGTTTTTCCGGAATGTTTGCACTCGGCATCGTGATGATCTCACGCGTTCAGAGCTACCGCGACTTCTCCCACATGCTGTTCGGCAACGTACTTGGCGTGACAACAGCCGACCTAGTGGGAATTGGGATAGTCAGTTTCCTGGTTTGCGCGGTACTGCTGTTGGTAAACAAGGAGCTGATGCTGACGACCGTCGACCCGTTGCACGGAGAGAGCATTGGTCTGTCTGCGGAGCGTATGCGGTACCTGCTCCTGATTCTGCTCGCCCTGACAGTGGTTACAGGCATTCAAGCGGTCGGCGTTGTGCTAACCACTGCCCTGATCGTGACGCCGGCGGCCACGGCTTCACTGATCACGCGGCGGCTGGATAGGATGCTCCTCTTGGCAGTCGTATTCTCGGCTTGTAGCAGTGTGGCCGGCTTGTATGCTTCCTACTACTTATCGATCTCTAGCGGTGGCGCAATCGTGCTTGCCTGTACGGTTCTGTTCGGAGTTGCATACCTGGCAACACGAATACATTGGCGACAACTTCCAGCCCAGTATGACGCTACTTGA
- a CDS encoding ABC transporter ATP-binding protein, protein MNQSPEFPHSHEEPWLPYSGRGHRDPRAGQPAVQVEHLSVRYRKAGSDALHAVSLEVAIGQRVALVGPNGAGKSTLLKALAGLVKPQSGHMALFGNPVGACHHRTAYLPQRTDLDWQSPLTVSDLVMTGRYVHLGWLSWPGQADRVRVRRVLERMGIADLAERQISDLSGGQQQRTLLARALVQEASLFLLDEPLNAVDEATRDVVDELLTQHTQCGGSVLVATHDLGRLMESFDSAVYLCEGQVESILPFGRDPLASLAPRPASSGASK, encoded by the coding sequence TTGAACCAGTCTCCAGAGTTCCCGCATTCGCATGAAGAACCTTGGCTACCTTATAGCGGCCGCGGCCATCGCGATCCCCGGGCGGGGCAACCGGCAGTTCAAGTCGAGCACTTGTCGGTTCGATACAGGAAGGCCGGCAGCGACGCACTGCACGCCGTCTCGCTGGAAGTCGCTATTGGGCAGCGAGTGGCGCTCGTCGGCCCAAATGGAGCTGGAAAGAGCACGCTCCTGAAGGCCCTGGCGGGCTTAGTAAAGCCGCAATCGGGACACATGGCGCTCTTTGGAAATCCCGTGGGGGCCTGCCATCATCGAACCGCATATCTGCCTCAGCGGACGGACTTGGATTGGCAGTCCCCGCTTACCGTATCGGACCTCGTGATGACCGGTCGCTACGTGCATCTGGGCTGGTTGAGTTGGCCGGGTCAGGCGGATCGCGTTCGTGTTCGGCGGGTGCTCGAGCGAATGGGGATTGCTGATTTAGCAGAACGGCAAATCAGCGATTTATCCGGCGGACAGCAGCAGCGGACACTCCTGGCGCGGGCACTCGTACAGGAAGCGAGTCTTTTCCTTTTAGACGAACCGCTCAATGCGGTTGACGAAGCCACGCGTGACGTCGTCGATGAGCTGCTCACGCAGCACACACAGTGCGGAGGCAGTGTGCTGGTGGCCACGCACGACCTGGGTCGGTTGATGGAATCGTTTGATAGCGCGGTGTACCTGTGCGAAGGGCAAGTCGAGAGCATTTTGCCATTTGGACGCGACCCCTTGGCATCTCTCGCACCGCGTCCGGCGTCCAGCGGAGCAAGCAAGTGA